The following are encoded in a window of Kogia breviceps isolate mKogBre1 chromosome 12, mKogBre1 haplotype 1, whole genome shotgun sequence genomic DNA:
- the HDAC10 gene encoding polyamine deacetylase HDAC10 isoform X1, translating into MGTALVYHEDMTAARLLWDDPECEIECPERLTTALERLQQRGLEQRCLRLAAREASEAELGLVHSPEYVALLQGTQALGTGELQTLSGQYDAVYFHPSTFHCARLAAGAALQLVDAVLAGAVRNGLALVRPPGHHSQRAAANGFCVFNNVAIAAKHAQRQHGLHRVLIVDWDVHHGQGIQHIFEDDPSVLYFSWHRYEHGRFWPYLRESDADAVGQGPGLGFTVNLPWNQVLAPHHEAPAQSPSPSPRSPLPHKPRASCHDHPQSPGPRGGDPAVLPGRASTDAPWPQVGMGNADYVAAFLHVLLPVAFEFNPELVLVSAGFDSAIGDPEGQMQATPECFAHLTQLLQVLAGGRVCAVLEGGYHLESLSQSVCMMVQALLGDPAPPLSGPMVPHGSALESIQSVRVAQAPHWVSLQQQGVAPVLSPSPCSPEGRPSPLLLPGGPEFKAAATQDVAALSSLLDQLRLNPTPPVRTAVALTAPDAALALPSDVLCEEGSAAQEETQAWARPHEALAQDRALTALGKVLYLLDRILDGQVSSGVAVTPASAAAATLDVAIRCGLSHGAQRLLCLAVGQLDRPPDLTDDGRNLWLNIGGKEAAALSMFHVSVPLPGTTGGFLSCVLALVLPLAYSFQPDLVLVALGPGHGLRDPQAALLAALLRGPAGGRVLALVDEESTPQLAVVLARVLHGEAAPNLGPFSMASPEDVQALMQLRGQLEPRWKMLQVASEAGGPGSG; encoded by the exons ATGGGGACCGCACTTGTGTACCACGAGGACATGACAGCTGCCCGGCTGCTCTGGGACGA CCCCGAGTGCGAGATCGAGTGCCCGGAGCGCCTGACCACAGCCCTGGAGCGCCTGCAGCAGCGTGGTCTGGAGCAAAGGTGTCTGCGGCTGGCGGCCCGGGAGGCCTCAGAGGCGGAGCTGGGCCTGGTGCACAG CCCGGAGTATGTGGCCCTGTTGCAGGGGACCCAGGCCTTGGGCACCGGGGAGCTCCAGACCCTGTCTGGACAGTACGATGCCGTCTACTTCCACCCG AGTACCTTCCACTGTGCCCGGCTGGCCGCGGGGGCGGCGCTGCAGCTGGTGGATGCAGTGCTGGCGGGAGCTGTGCGCAACGGGCTCGCCCTGGTGAG gcctcctgggcaCCACAGCCAGAGGGCTGCTGCCAATGGATTCTGCGTGTTCAACAACGTGGCCATAGCGGCCAAACACGCCCAGCGGCAGCACGGGCTGCACAG GGTCCTCATCGTTGACTGGGATGTCCACCACGGCCAGGGAATCCAGCATATCTTTGAGGACGACCCCAG CGTCCTTTATTTCTCCTGGCACCGCTATGAGCACGGTCGCTTCTGGCCCTATCTCCGCGAGTCGGATGCAGACGCTGTTGGGCAGGGCCCGGGCCTTGGCTTCACTGTCAACCTGCCCTGGAACCAGGTGCTTGCTCCTCACCACGAGGCCCCCGCccagagcccctcccccagcccacgttcccccctcccccacaagcCCAGGGCGTCGTGCCACGATCACCCCCAGAGCCCGGGCCCCAGGGGTGGGGACCCCGCCGTCCTCCCTGGCAGGGCCAGCACTGATGCCCCTTGGCCACAGGTCGGGATGGGAAATGCTGACTACGTGGCCGCCTTCTTGCATGTGCTGCTGCCCGTGGCCTTTGAG TTCAACCCTGAGCTGGTCCTAGTGTCCGCGGGATTTGACTCAGCCATCGGGGATCCCGAG GGGCAGATGCAGGCCACGCCAGAGTGCTTTGCCCACCTCACGCAGCTGCTGCAGGTGCTGGCTGGTGGCCGGGTCTGCGCTGTGCTGGAG GGTGGCTACCACCTGGAGTCACTCTCGCAGTCCGTGTGCATGATGGTGCAAGCGCTGCTGGGCGACCCTGCCCCGCCCCTGTCGGGGCCCATGGTGCCGCATGGCAG CGCCCTGGAGTCCATCCAGAGCGTCCGGGTAGCCCAGGCCCCTCACTGGGTGAGCCTCCAGCAGCAAG GTGTGGCCCCTGTACTGAGCCCCAGTCCCTGCTCCCCAGAGGGGAGGCCCTCGCCTCTGCTGCTGCCCGGGGGGCCTGAATTCAAGGCAGCAGCGACCCAGGACGTGGCTGCCCTGAGCTCCCTCCTGGACCAGCTGCGCCTCAATCCCACACCCCCTGTACGCACGGCTGTTGCCTTGACCGCGCCAGAtgctgccctggccctgccctctgaTGTCCTCTGTGAGGAGGGGTCAGCCGCACAGGAGGAGACGCAGGCCTGGGCCAG GCCACATGAGGCCCTGGCCCAGGACAGGGCCCTCACTGCACTCGGGAAGGTCCTGTACCTCTTGGACAGGATCCTGGATGGGCAG GTGAGCAGTGGCGTTGCAGTCACCCCCGCCTCTGCTGCAGCTGCCACCCTGGATGTGGCCATTCGGTGTGGCCTGTCCCACGGAGCTCAGAG GCTGCTTTGTCTGGCTGTGGGGCAGCTGGATCGGCCCCCAGATCTCACGGATGACGG GAGGAATCTATGGCTGAATATTGGGGGCAAGGAGGCAGCTGCCCTGTCCATGTTCCACGTCTCTGTGCCACTGCCAGGG ACGACTGGAGGGTTTCTGAGCTGTGTCCTGGCTCTGGTGCTGCCCCTGGCCTACAGCTTCCAGCCTGACCTGGTGCTGGTGGCGCTGGGGCCCGGCCATGGCCTGCGGGACCCCCAAGCTGCACTCCTGGCTGCGCTGCTTCGGGGCCCAGCAGGGGGCCGAGTCTTGGCCCTTGTGGATGAG GAATCCACACCCCAGCTTGCGGTGGTCCTGGCCAGGGTGTTGCATGGAGAGGCAGCCCCCAACCTGGGTCCCTTCTCCATGGCCTCCCCAGAGGACGTGCAGGCCCTGATGCAGCTGAGAGGGCAGCTGGAGCCACGGTGGAAGATGCTGCAGGTGGCCAGTGAGGCTGGGGGGCCAGGCTCAGGCTGA
- the HDAC10 gene encoding polyamine deacetylase HDAC10 isoform X3, translating into MGTALVYHEDMTAARLLWDDPECEIECPERLTTALERLQQRGLEQRCLRLAAREASEAELGLVHSPEYVALLQGTQALGTGELQTLSGQYDAVYFHPSTFHCARLAAGAALQLVDAVLAGAVRNGLALVRPPGHHSQRAAANGFCVFNNVAIAAKHAQRQHGLHRVLIVDWDVHHGQGIQHIFEDDPSVLYFSWHRYEHGRFWPYLRESDADAVGQGPGLGFTVNLPWNQVLAPHHEAPAQSPSPSPRSPLPHKPRASCHDHPQSPGPRGGDPAVLPGRASTDAPWPQVGMGNADYVAAFLHVLLPVAFEFNPELVLVSAGFDSAIGDPEGGYHLESLSQSVCMMVQALLGDPAPPLSGPMVPHGSALESIQSVRVAQAPHWVSLQQQGVAPVLSPSPCSPEGRPSPLLLPGGPEFKAAATQDVAALSSLLDQLRLNPTPPVRTAVALTAPDAALALPSDVLCEEGSAAQEETQAWARPHEALAQDRALTALGKVLYLLDRILDGQVSSGVAVTPASAAAATLDVAIRCGLSHGAQRLLCLAVGQLDRPPDLTDDGRNLWLNIGGKEAAALSMFHVSVPLPGTTGGFLSCVLALVLPLAYSFQPDLVLVALGPGHGLRDPQAALLAALLRGPAGGRVLALVDEESTPQLAVVLARVLHGEAAPNLGPFSMASPEDVQALMQLRGQLEPRWKMLQVASEAGGPGSG; encoded by the exons ATGGGGACCGCACTTGTGTACCACGAGGACATGACAGCTGCCCGGCTGCTCTGGGACGA CCCCGAGTGCGAGATCGAGTGCCCGGAGCGCCTGACCACAGCCCTGGAGCGCCTGCAGCAGCGTGGTCTGGAGCAAAGGTGTCTGCGGCTGGCGGCCCGGGAGGCCTCAGAGGCGGAGCTGGGCCTGGTGCACAG CCCGGAGTATGTGGCCCTGTTGCAGGGGACCCAGGCCTTGGGCACCGGGGAGCTCCAGACCCTGTCTGGACAGTACGATGCCGTCTACTTCCACCCG AGTACCTTCCACTGTGCCCGGCTGGCCGCGGGGGCGGCGCTGCAGCTGGTGGATGCAGTGCTGGCGGGAGCTGTGCGCAACGGGCTCGCCCTGGTGAG gcctcctgggcaCCACAGCCAGAGGGCTGCTGCCAATGGATTCTGCGTGTTCAACAACGTGGCCATAGCGGCCAAACACGCCCAGCGGCAGCACGGGCTGCACAG GGTCCTCATCGTTGACTGGGATGTCCACCACGGCCAGGGAATCCAGCATATCTTTGAGGACGACCCCAG CGTCCTTTATTTCTCCTGGCACCGCTATGAGCACGGTCGCTTCTGGCCCTATCTCCGCGAGTCGGATGCAGACGCTGTTGGGCAGGGCCCGGGCCTTGGCTTCACTGTCAACCTGCCCTGGAACCAGGTGCTTGCTCCTCACCACGAGGCCCCCGCccagagcccctcccccagcccacgttcccccctcccccacaagcCCAGGGCGTCGTGCCACGATCACCCCCAGAGCCCGGGCCCCAGGGGTGGGGACCCCGCCGTCCTCCCTGGCAGGGCCAGCACTGATGCCCCTTGGCCACAGGTCGGGATGGGAAATGCTGACTACGTGGCCGCCTTCTTGCATGTGCTGCTGCCCGTGGCCTTTGAG TTCAACCCTGAGCTGGTCCTAGTGTCCGCGGGATTTGACTCAGCCATCGGGGATCCCGAG GGTGGCTACCACCTGGAGTCACTCTCGCAGTCCGTGTGCATGATGGTGCAAGCGCTGCTGGGCGACCCTGCCCCGCCCCTGTCGGGGCCCATGGTGCCGCATGGCAG CGCCCTGGAGTCCATCCAGAGCGTCCGGGTAGCCCAGGCCCCTCACTGGGTGAGCCTCCAGCAGCAAG GTGTGGCCCCTGTACTGAGCCCCAGTCCCTGCTCCCCAGAGGGGAGGCCCTCGCCTCTGCTGCTGCCCGGGGGGCCTGAATTCAAGGCAGCAGCGACCCAGGACGTGGCTGCCCTGAGCTCCCTCCTGGACCAGCTGCGCCTCAATCCCACACCCCCTGTACGCACGGCTGTTGCCTTGACCGCGCCAGAtgctgccctggccctgccctctgaTGTCCTCTGTGAGGAGGGGTCAGCCGCACAGGAGGAGACGCAGGCCTGGGCCAG GCCACATGAGGCCCTGGCCCAGGACAGGGCCCTCACTGCACTCGGGAAGGTCCTGTACCTCTTGGACAGGATCCTGGATGGGCAG GTGAGCAGTGGCGTTGCAGTCACCCCCGCCTCTGCTGCAGCTGCCACCCTGGATGTGGCCATTCGGTGTGGCCTGTCCCACGGAGCTCAGAG GCTGCTTTGTCTGGCTGTGGGGCAGCTGGATCGGCCCCCAGATCTCACGGATGACGG GAGGAATCTATGGCTGAATATTGGGGGCAAGGAGGCAGCTGCCCTGTCCATGTTCCACGTCTCTGTGCCACTGCCAGGG ACGACTGGAGGGTTTCTGAGCTGTGTCCTGGCTCTGGTGCTGCCCCTGGCCTACAGCTTCCAGCCTGACCTGGTGCTGGTGGCGCTGGGGCCCGGCCATGGCCTGCGGGACCCCCAAGCTGCACTCCTGGCTGCGCTGCTTCGGGGCCCAGCAGGGGGCCGAGTCTTGGCCCTTGTGGATGAG GAATCCACACCCCAGCTTGCGGTGGTCCTGGCCAGGGTGTTGCATGGAGAGGCAGCCCCCAACCTGGGTCCCTTCTCCATGGCCTCCCCAGAGGACGTGCAGGCCCTGATGCAGCTGAGAGGGCAGCTGGAGCCACGGTGGAAGATGCTGCAGGTGGCCAGTGAGGCTGGGGGGCCAGGCTCAGGCTGA
- the HDAC10 gene encoding polyamine deacetylase HDAC10 isoform X5, with the protein MGTALVYHEDMTAARLLWDDPECEIECPERLTTALERLQQRGLEQRCLRLAAREASEAELGLVHSPEYVALLQGTQALGTGELQTLSGQYDAVYFHPSTFHCARLAAGAALQLVDAVLAGAVRNGLALVRPPGHHSQRAAANGFCVFNNVAIAAKHAQRQHGLHRVLIVDWDVHHGQGIQHIFEDDPSVLYFSWHRYEHGRFWPYLRESDADAVGQGPGLGFTVNLPWNQVGMGNADYVAAFLHVLLPVAFEFNPELVLVSAGFDSAIGDPEGQMQATPECFAHLTQLLQVLAGGRVCAVLEGGYHLESLSQSVCMMVQALLGDPAPPLSGPMVPHGSALESIQSVRVAQAPHWVSLQQQGVAPVLSPSPCSPEGRPSPLLLPGGPEFKAAATQDVAALSSLLDQLRLNPTPPVRTAVALTAPDAALALPSDVLCEEGSAAQEETQAWARPHEALAQDRALTALGKVLYLLDRILDGQVSSGVAVTPASAAAATLDVAIRCGLSHGAQRLLCLAVGQLDRPPDLTDDGRNLWLNIGGKEAAALSMFHVSVPLPGTTGGFLSCVLALVLPLAYSFQPDLVLVALGPGHGLRDPQAALLAALLRGPAGGRVLALVDEESTPQLAVVLARVLHGEAAPNLGPFSMASPEDVQALMQLRGQLEPRWKMLQVASEAGGPGSG; encoded by the exons ATGGGGACCGCACTTGTGTACCACGAGGACATGACAGCTGCCCGGCTGCTCTGGGACGA CCCCGAGTGCGAGATCGAGTGCCCGGAGCGCCTGACCACAGCCCTGGAGCGCCTGCAGCAGCGTGGTCTGGAGCAAAGGTGTCTGCGGCTGGCGGCCCGGGAGGCCTCAGAGGCGGAGCTGGGCCTGGTGCACAG CCCGGAGTATGTGGCCCTGTTGCAGGGGACCCAGGCCTTGGGCACCGGGGAGCTCCAGACCCTGTCTGGACAGTACGATGCCGTCTACTTCCACCCG AGTACCTTCCACTGTGCCCGGCTGGCCGCGGGGGCGGCGCTGCAGCTGGTGGATGCAGTGCTGGCGGGAGCTGTGCGCAACGGGCTCGCCCTGGTGAG gcctcctgggcaCCACAGCCAGAGGGCTGCTGCCAATGGATTCTGCGTGTTCAACAACGTGGCCATAGCGGCCAAACACGCCCAGCGGCAGCACGGGCTGCACAG GGTCCTCATCGTTGACTGGGATGTCCACCACGGCCAGGGAATCCAGCATATCTTTGAGGACGACCCCAG CGTCCTTTATTTCTCCTGGCACCGCTATGAGCACGGTCGCTTCTGGCCCTATCTCCGCGAGTCGGATGCAGACGCTGTTGGGCAGGGCCCGGGCCTTGGCTTCACTGTCAACCTGCCCTGGAACCAG GTCGGGATGGGAAATGCTGACTACGTGGCCGCCTTCTTGCATGTGCTGCTGCCCGTGGCCTTTGAG TTCAACCCTGAGCTGGTCCTAGTGTCCGCGGGATTTGACTCAGCCATCGGGGATCCCGAG GGGCAGATGCAGGCCACGCCAGAGTGCTTTGCCCACCTCACGCAGCTGCTGCAGGTGCTGGCTGGTGGCCGGGTCTGCGCTGTGCTGGAG GGTGGCTACCACCTGGAGTCACTCTCGCAGTCCGTGTGCATGATGGTGCAAGCGCTGCTGGGCGACCCTGCCCCGCCCCTGTCGGGGCCCATGGTGCCGCATGGCAG CGCCCTGGAGTCCATCCAGAGCGTCCGGGTAGCCCAGGCCCCTCACTGGGTGAGCCTCCAGCAGCAAG GTGTGGCCCCTGTACTGAGCCCCAGTCCCTGCTCCCCAGAGGGGAGGCCCTCGCCTCTGCTGCTGCCCGGGGGGCCTGAATTCAAGGCAGCAGCGACCCAGGACGTGGCTGCCCTGAGCTCCCTCCTGGACCAGCTGCGCCTCAATCCCACACCCCCTGTACGCACGGCTGTTGCCTTGACCGCGCCAGAtgctgccctggccctgccctctgaTGTCCTCTGTGAGGAGGGGTCAGCCGCACAGGAGGAGACGCAGGCCTGGGCCAG GCCACATGAGGCCCTGGCCCAGGACAGGGCCCTCACTGCACTCGGGAAGGTCCTGTACCTCTTGGACAGGATCCTGGATGGGCAG GTGAGCAGTGGCGTTGCAGTCACCCCCGCCTCTGCTGCAGCTGCCACCCTGGATGTGGCCATTCGGTGTGGCCTGTCCCACGGAGCTCAGAG GCTGCTTTGTCTGGCTGTGGGGCAGCTGGATCGGCCCCCAGATCTCACGGATGACGG GAGGAATCTATGGCTGAATATTGGGGGCAAGGAGGCAGCTGCCCTGTCCATGTTCCACGTCTCTGTGCCACTGCCAGGG ACGACTGGAGGGTTTCTGAGCTGTGTCCTGGCTCTGGTGCTGCCCCTGGCCTACAGCTTCCAGCCTGACCTGGTGCTGGTGGCGCTGGGGCCCGGCCATGGCCTGCGGGACCCCCAAGCTGCACTCCTGGCTGCGCTGCTTCGGGGCCCAGCAGGGGGCCGAGTCTTGGCCCTTGTGGATGAG GAATCCACACCCCAGCTTGCGGTGGTCCTGGCCAGGGTGTTGCATGGAGAGGCAGCCCCCAACCTGGGTCCCTTCTCCATGGCCTCCCCAGAGGACGTGCAGGCCCTGATGCAGCTGAGAGGGCAGCTGGAGCCACGGTGGAAGATGCTGCAGGTGGCCAGTGAGGCTGGGGGGCCAGGCTCAGGCTGA
- the HDAC10 gene encoding polyamine deacetylase HDAC10 isoform X4 encodes MGTALVYHEDMTAARLLWDDPECEIECPERLTTALERLQQRGLEQRCLRLAAREASEAELGLVHSPEYVALLQGTQALGTGELQTLSGQYDAVYFHPSTFHCARLAAGAALQLVDAVLAGAVRNGLALVRPPGHHSQRAAANGFCVFNNVAIAAKHAQRQHGLHRVLIVDWDVHHGQGIQHIFEDDPSVLYFSWHRYEHGRFWPYLRESDADAVGQGPGLGFTVNLPWNQVLAPHHEAPAQSPSPSPRSPLPHKPRASCHDHPQSPGPRGGDPAVLPGRASTDAPWPQVGMGNADYVAAFLHVLLPVAFEFNPELVLVSAGFDSAIGDPEGQMQATPECFAHLTQLLQVLAGGRVCAVLEGGYHLESLSQSVCMMVQALLGDPAPPLSGPMVPHGSALESIQSVRVAQAPHWVSLQQQGVAPVLSPSPCSPEGRPSPLLLPGGPEFKAAATQDVAALSSLLDQLRLNPTPPVRTAVALTAPDAALALPSDVLCEEGSAAQEETQAWARPHEALAQDRALTALGKVLYLLDRILDGQVSSGVAVTPASAAAATLDVAIRCGLSHGAQRLLCLAVGQLDRPPDLTDDGFQPDLVLVALGPGHGLRDPQAALLAALLRGPAGGRVLALVDEESTPQLAVVLARVLHGEAAPNLGPFSMASPEDVQALMQLRGQLEPRWKMLQVASEAGGPGSG; translated from the exons ATGGGGACCGCACTTGTGTACCACGAGGACATGACAGCTGCCCGGCTGCTCTGGGACGA CCCCGAGTGCGAGATCGAGTGCCCGGAGCGCCTGACCACAGCCCTGGAGCGCCTGCAGCAGCGTGGTCTGGAGCAAAGGTGTCTGCGGCTGGCGGCCCGGGAGGCCTCAGAGGCGGAGCTGGGCCTGGTGCACAG CCCGGAGTATGTGGCCCTGTTGCAGGGGACCCAGGCCTTGGGCACCGGGGAGCTCCAGACCCTGTCTGGACAGTACGATGCCGTCTACTTCCACCCG AGTACCTTCCACTGTGCCCGGCTGGCCGCGGGGGCGGCGCTGCAGCTGGTGGATGCAGTGCTGGCGGGAGCTGTGCGCAACGGGCTCGCCCTGGTGAG gcctcctgggcaCCACAGCCAGAGGGCTGCTGCCAATGGATTCTGCGTGTTCAACAACGTGGCCATAGCGGCCAAACACGCCCAGCGGCAGCACGGGCTGCACAG GGTCCTCATCGTTGACTGGGATGTCCACCACGGCCAGGGAATCCAGCATATCTTTGAGGACGACCCCAG CGTCCTTTATTTCTCCTGGCACCGCTATGAGCACGGTCGCTTCTGGCCCTATCTCCGCGAGTCGGATGCAGACGCTGTTGGGCAGGGCCCGGGCCTTGGCTTCACTGTCAACCTGCCCTGGAACCAGGTGCTTGCTCCTCACCACGAGGCCCCCGCccagagcccctcccccagcccacgttcccccctcccccacaagcCCAGGGCGTCGTGCCACGATCACCCCCAGAGCCCGGGCCCCAGGGGTGGGGACCCCGCCGTCCTCCCTGGCAGGGCCAGCACTGATGCCCCTTGGCCACAGGTCGGGATGGGAAATGCTGACTACGTGGCCGCCTTCTTGCATGTGCTGCTGCCCGTGGCCTTTGAG TTCAACCCTGAGCTGGTCCTAGTGTCCGCGGGATTTGACTCAGCCATCGGGGATCCCGAG GGGCAGATGCAGGCCACGCCAGAGTGCTTTGCCCACCTCACGCAGCTGCTGCAGGTGCTGGCTGGTGGCCGGGTCTGCGCTGTGCTGGAG GGTGGCTACCACCTGGAGTCACTCTCGCAGTCCGTGTGCATGATGGTGCAAGCGCTGCTGGGCGACCCTGCCCCGCCCCTGTCGGGGCCCATGGTGCCGCATGGCAG CGCCCTGGAGTCCATCCAGAGCGTCCGGGTAGCCCAGGCCCCTCACTGGGTGAGCCTCCAGCAGCAAG GTGTGGCCCCTGTACTGAGCCCCAGTCCCTGCTCCCCAGAGGGGAGGCCCTCGCCTCTGCTGCTGCCCGGGGGGCCTGAATTCAAGGCAGCAGCGACCCAGGACGTGGCTGCCCTGAGCTCCCTCCTGGACCAGCTGCGCCTCAATCCCACACCCCCTGTACGCACGGCTGTTGCCTTGACCGCGCCAGAtgctgccctggccctgccctctgaTGTCCTCTGTGAGGAGGGGTCAGCCGCACAGGAGGAGACGCAGGCCTGGGCCAG GCCACATGAGGCCCTGGCCCAGGACAGGGCCCTCACTGCACTCGGGAAGGTCCTGTACCTCTTGGACAGGATCCTGGATGGGCAG GTGAGCAGTGGCGTTGCAGTCACCCCCGCCTCTGCTGCAGCTGCCACCCTGGATGTGGCCATTCGGTGTGGCCTGTCCCACGGAGCTCAGAG GCTGCTTTGTCTGGCTGTGGGGCAGCTGGATCGGCCCCCAGATCTCACGGATGACGG CTTCCAGCCTGACCTGGTGCTGGTGGCGCTGGGGCCCGGCCATGGCCTGCGGGACCCCCAAGCTGCACTCCTGGCTGCGCTGCTTCGGGGCCCAGCAGGGGGCCGAGTCTTGGCCCTTGTGGATGAG GAATCCACACCCCAGCTTGCGGTGGTCCTGGCCAGGGTGTTGCATGGAGAGGCAGCCCCCAACCTGGGTCCCTTCTCCATGGCCTCCCCAGAGGACGTGCAGGCCCTGATGCAGCTGAGAGGGCAGCTGGAGCCACGGTGGAAGATGCTGCAGGTGGCCAGTGAGGCTGGGGGGCCAGGCTCAGGCTGA
- the HDAC10 gene encoding polyamine deacetylase HDAC10 isoform X7, whose amino-acid sequence MGTALVYHEDMTAARLLWDDPECEIECPERLTTALERLQQRGLEQRCLRLAAREASEAELGLVHSPEYVALLQGTQALGTGELQTLSGQYDAVYFHPSTFHCARLAAGAALQLVDAVLAGAVRNGLALVRPPGHHSQRAAANGFCVFNNVAIAAKHAQRQHGLHRVLIVDWDVHHGQGIQHIFEDDPSVLYFSWHRYEHGRFWPYLRESDADAVGQGPGLGFTVNLPWNQFNPELVLVSAGFDSAIGDPEGQMQATPECFAHLTQLLQVLAGGRVCAVLEGGYHLESLSQSVCMMVQALLGDPAPPLSGPMVPHGSALESIQSVRVAQAPHWVSLQQQGVAPVLSPSPCSPEGRPSPLLLPGGPEFKAAATQDVAALSSLLDQLRLNPTPPVRTAVALTAPDAALALPSDVLCEEGSAAQEETQAWARPHEALAQDRALTALGKVLYLLDRILDGQVSSGVAVTPASAAAATLDVAIRCGLSHGAQRLLCLAVGQLDRPPDLTDDGRNLWLNIGGKEAAALSMFHVSVPLPGTTGGFLSCVLALVLPLAYSFQPDLVLVALGPGHGLRDPQAALLAALLRGPAGGRVLALVDEESTPQLAVVLARVLHGEAAPNLGPFSMASPEDVQALMQLRGQLEPRWKMLQVASEAGGPGSG is encoded by the exons ATGGGGACCGCACTTGTGTACCACGAGGACATGACAGCTGCCCGGCTGCTCTGGGACGA CCCCGAGTGCGAGATCGAGTGCCCGGAGCGCCTGACCACAGCCCTGGAGCGCCTGCAGCAGCGTGGTCTGGAGCAAAGGTGTCTGCGGCTGGCGGCCCGGGAGGCCTCAGAGGCGGAGCTGGGCCTGGTGCACAG CCCGGAGTATGTGGCCCTGTTGCAGGGGACCCAGGCCTTGGGCACCGGGGAGCTCCAGACCCTGTCTGGACAGTACGATGCCGTCTACTTCCACCCG AGTACCTTCCACTGTGCCCGGCTGGCCGCGGGGGCGGCGCTGCAGCTGGTGGATGCAGTGCTGGCGGGAGCTGTGCGCAACGGGCTCGCCCTGGTGAG gcctcctgggcaCCACAGCCAGAGGGCTGCTGCCAATGGATTCTGCGTGTTCAACAACGTGGCCATAGCGGCCAAACACGCCCAGCGGCAGCACGGGCTGCACAG GGTCCTCATCGTTGACTGGGATGTCCACCACGGCCAGGGAATCCAGCATATCTTTGAGGACGACCCCAG CGTCCTTTATTTCTCCTGGCACCGCTATGAGCACGGTCGCTTCTGGCCCTATCTCCGCGAGTCGGATGCAGACGCTGTTGGGCAGGGCCCGGGCCTTGGCTTCACTGTCAACCTGCCCTGGAACCAG TTCAACCCTGAGCTGGTCCTAGTGTCCGCGGGATTTGACTCAGCCATCGGGGATCCCGAG GGGCAGATGCAGGCCACGCCAGAGTGCTTTGCCCACCTCACGCAGCTGCTGCAGGTGCTGGCTGGTGGCCGGGTCTGCGCTGTGCTGGAG GGTGGCTACCACCTGGAGTCACTCTCGCAGTCCGTGTGCATGATGGTGCAAGCGCTGCTGGGCGACCCTGCCCCGCCCCTGTCGGGGCCCATGGTGCCGCATGGCAG CGCCCTGGAGTCCATCCAGAGCGTCCGGGTAGCCCAGGCCCCTCACTGGGTGAGCCTCCAGCAGCAAG GTGTGGCCCCTGTACTGAGCCCCAGTCCCTGCTCCCCAGAGGGGAGGCCCTCGCCTCTGCTGCTGCCCGGGGGGCCTGAATTCAAGGCAGCAGCGACCCAGGACGTGGCTGCCCTGAGCTCCCTCCTGGACCAGCTGCGCCTCAATCCCACACCCCCTGTACGCACGGCTGTTGCCTTGACCGCGCCAGAtgctgccctggccctgccctctgaTGTCCTCTGTGAGGAGGGGTCAGCCGCACAGGAGGAGACGCAGGCCTGGGCCAG GCCACATGAGGCCCTGGCCCAGGACAGGGCCCTCACTGCACTCGGGAAGGTCCTGTACCTCTTGGACAGGATCCTGGATGGGCAG GTGAGCAGTGGCGTTGCAGTCACCCCCGCCTCTGCTGCAGCTGCCACCCTGGATGTGGCCATTCGGTGTGGCCTGTCCCACGGAGCTCAGAG GCTGCTTTGTCTGGCTGTGGGGCAGCTGGATCGGCCCCCAGATCTCACGGATGACGG GAGGAATCTATGGCTGAATATTGGGGGCAAGGAGGCAGCTGCCCTGTCCATGTTCCACGTCTCTGTGCCACTGCCAGGG ACGACTGGAGGGTTTCTGAGCTGTGTCCTGGCTCTGGTGCTGCCCCTGGCCTACAGCTTCCAGCCTGACCTGGTGCTGGTGGCGCTGGGGCCCGGCCATGGCCTGCGGGACCCCCAAGCTGCACTCCTGGCTGCGCTGCTTCGGGGCCCAGCAGGGGGCCGAGTCTTGGCCCTTGTGGATGAG GAATCCACACCCCAGCTTGCGGTGGTCCTGGCCAGGGTGTTGCATGGAGAGGCAGCCCCCAACCTGGGTCCCTTCTCCATGGCCTCCCCAGAGGACGTGCAGGCCCTGATGCAGCTGAGAGGGCAGCTGGAGCCACGGTGGAAGATGCTGCAGGTGGCCAGTGAGGCTGGGGGGCCAGGCTCAGGCTGA